GTCTCGAAGGCGAGGGGCAGTCCATCAGCGGACGTTTGCACGATCTTTTCATGATGGCTCACGCCGCCATCCGTTGCCAACGAGGGGAAAGCAGAGTCATCTTCAGCGTGTTGTTTCTCATGGAGCCCAGGAAAACAGAAAAGATCACAGTGCTGGCGGTCATCGGCCCAGGCGATGAAGGCGAACCCGTTTTGACCATGTGCCTCCCTGAAGACGAGTAAGCCGTCGCAATAGAGCATTCAAAAAATAACAAATAAATACTGAATTATGATCCCTGCAAGCACATTAACTGCTCGAAAATACGTTAACATCTTCTTACATACATGCCTGGGAGGGAAGGCTAAGCCTCGGCGGAGTAGATTTCTACCAAGACCGACAAAAGGACGTGCCGCCTCTCTCAAGCCTCTGGGTCAATTGGATGATCCAGCCGCGGCAATTGGATGCCGCAAAAATCAACGGGGCAGGGGATTCAACGAAGAAAGGCCTAGGGCGTTTGCCTCAGGCCTTTCTCTGCTTTGGCGTTGATCAGCACCAGCGGATTTGGTTCTAAAATCGAAAGCTTGAATGCCCCACTGCTACCCTACTGCTTTTAAAGCTTCTGACGAAATTCTTTTATATTCTCTTCCAACTTGCCAAGAGCCATCTTTACATTATCAATCTGATCAGGCGTCCATTCGTCGGTAATTTTAACCGCTTTAATTACCTTAGTAATACCTTCAATCGACTTCTTGAGCATTTCGGCTTTGTGACTATGCGGACGGGTAATTTTCCGAACCTCGTCACTGGTCAGCCCTCTCTCTTTAAATTTCTTGAAGGTAGCTCGCATTTTGGCTTCGGTCTTTTCCTTAGCGATCTCTACCAACACCCGGCGGGAACAAGCTGCATTCGAGCGAAGCTCTTTTCTCACGTCCTCGGGCAATCTCATGATGCTGAGGATTTCAGTCACGGTGGAACGCTTTTTCCCGATCATCTCGGCAAGCTGATCCTGCTTGCATTTCTTCTTCTGCATATAGCGGTCAAGGGCTTCAGCTTCTTCGACCGGAGTCAGATTCTCCCGGAACAGGTTTTCAACCAGGTTGAGTTCCTCGCCTTCCTTCGCAGTGAAGATGGCAGGAATCTCTTTAAGACCAGCCTTTCCAGAAGCCCTGTACCGTCGCTCACCAGCAACGAGGATAAGTTTCCCTTTGTCGTCTTGCCGGAAGAGTACGGGCTGGATGATGCCGTGTTTCTTGATGGAGGAGACAAGTTCATCAAGCGCCTCTTCATTGAAATATTTTCTCGACTGGTTGGGGTCTTTGTGAATAGATCCAACGGGAATCTTGTATAACATGCCGTCTTCATAGCTGCTTGTAACCGTGTTCTCAGCCATCATGTCCTCCTTAAAGCGATTTTAGTAGAAACAGTCATGCAAATTCATTTTGAATTTCAAAATATGGGTAGTTTTTGGAATGCAAGCGGAACACATCTTCCAAAACTATCACAACTTAAGCACATCTAACAATACTCTCAAATCTTTGCAATACAAATTTATATAGGGGGATTACTACTTTGAGTAATCCCCATAAAAATATATATAAGGATTTTGCAATTGCAAATGTAATTATTTTAACCGGTTACCGTTTGCAAAATATTTTGCATTGGAATTGGAAATGGAATGTAAATATATAAAATTTAACAGTAAAATTTTGCAAATGAAATTGGAATTGCTTGGAATTGGAATTGGTTGAAAATAGCAAGGGTTCTCAACTTTTTAAATATAAACTCTTTTTGTTACCTTGCATTTCCTCTACGATAATACTCCGTTCAATCGCTTCGGTGATCCAACTTCTAAGCGTATTTCGACTAGGTGACTTCTGCCCTTTCTCAGTCAAGATGTCGGTCATCCTCGATACTAATTCTTGATGAGTAGCTGCTTTTCCGCCTAGCGCATGTATTGCTGCCAATACGGTATTGTCTTTACTGCTTGCTTTAACTGGCTCGTTCTCAACGATTTCATATCTGAGGTTGGGGGTTCGGCGAAGATTCAGTGACCCAAGTGACTCCGAGTCTCTGCTTTTCAGATTGACGAGTTCAAACAAGTCATCTTTGCGTTTTTTCAGTTCCAAACTTCCCGAGTTCCAGTCTCCAATGGCGCTTGCACCGCGACCACCCGAGTTCCCATTGCCGCCATCCGCCTTGCCAAGATGATGTACCACCATCAATGTTACCTTGAGATCAGAAGCGAAGTCCTTGATTCCATCCAAGACTTTGCGCATGGCTTGGTTGCTATTTTCGTCGGCATCGTGAAAACTAATAAGCGGATCGAATACCAGGATATCAGGAGCTACCTTGTGTATTATTCTGGAAAGTGACGATAGGAATTGCGGGTCACTAAAAATGCCTCTTGCCCGTGCATCACCCTTTTCTCCGGCAAATATAATGTTATTCCTCACATCTTCAGGCAATGGCTTGCCGTCGAACATCAACTGTTGCCTCCTGTAGAT
Above is a genomic segment from Desulfolutivibrio sulfodismutans DSM 3696 containing:
- a CDS encoding DUF6573 family protein, giving the protein MVDKDDEYDDWPIIFSYTRKQAMEDGVLIDVTDEAKSAGFKVPVAIGDNLFNQYVSPPPGLEGEGQSISGRLHDLFMMAHAAIRCQRGESRVIFSVLFLMEPRKTEKITVLAVIGPGDEGEPVLTMCLPEDE
- a CDS encoding ParB/RepB/Spo0J family partition protein, translated to MMAENTVTSSYEDGMLYKIPVGSIHKDPNQSRKYFNEEALDELVSSIKKHGIIQPVLFRQDDKGKLILVAGERRYRASGKAGLKEIPAIFTAKEGEELNLVENLFRENLTPVEEAEALDRYMQKKKCKQDQLAEMIGKKRSTVTEILSIMRLPEDVRKELRSNAACSRRVLVEIAKEKTEAKMRATFKKFKERGLTSDEVRKITRPHSHKAEMLKKSIEGITKVIKAVKITDEWTPDQIDNVKMALGKLEENIKEFRQKL